In Cloacibacterium caeni, a single window of DNA contains:
- a CDS encoding IS1380 family transposase has protein sequence MKFELSFTNKEITPWGGMVFLKQMLDKIGFREQIEKCESLPVSLSNNSYKKEVLLESFITSIWCGANRFLHTEITRADKALGEIFDWRKTPAQDAYKRYFGKFTQHINQQVGHYFFSWFFQNLNLNYFTLDIDSSVITRYGEQEGAKKGYNPKKKGRNSHHPIIAFVNDVKMVANFWLRSGNTSSANNFVGFLEETLLNFGDKKVGLVRLDSGFFQKDIMDYLELKTLQYIIAAKFTHPIQHLIDQQDFWIKVDEGIEICDKYYQAKNWEKPRRIVIVRQKIAQRPNAAGRILSLFPEDEIHRNYRYSAYITNQEQSATDVWRTYRNRGDAENRIKELKADFGAESFNLKGFFPTEAALIFSMIAYNLMSIFRLFVLQEKTQKTLSTLRYRTFAIGAYFEKVGDTLKLKIALTKKRRKWFVGIWDYPIDLSQKISTA, from the coding sequence ATGAAATTCGAGCTATCCTTTACCAATAAAGAGATTACGCCTTGGGGAGGCATGGTGTTTTTAAAGCAAATGTTGGACAAAATCGGCTTTAGAGAGCAAATTGAAAAATGCGAATCTTTACCTGTGTCACTTTCCAATAATTCTTATAAAAAAGAAGTTTTGCTTGAATCTTTTATTACGAGTATTTGGTGTGGTGCCAATCGTTTTTTGCACACAGAAATTACCCGTGCAGATAAGGCTCTTGGGGAAATATTTGACTGGCGAAAGACCCCTGCTCAGGACGCATATAAACGCTATTTTGGCAAGTTTACACAACACATCAACCAGCAAGTTGGGCATTATTTTTTCAGTTGGTTTTTTCAGAATTTGAACCTCAATTATTTTACGTTAGACATTGATTCATCTGTAATTACTCGATACGGAGAGCAAGAGGGAGCAAAAAAAGGCTACAATCCTAAGAAAAAAGGAAGAAACAGCCATCATCCTATCATTGCATTTGTGAACGATGTAAAGATGGTCGCTAATTTTTGGCTCAGGAGCGGCAATACTTCTTCGGCAAATAATTTTGTAGGATTTTTAGAAGAAACACTCTTAAATTTTGGGGATAAGAAAGTAGGATTAGTTCGTTTGGATAGTGGTTTTTTCCAGAAAGACATTATGGATTATCTTGAATTAAAAACACTCCAATACATCATCGCTGCAAAATTTACTCACCCCATTCAACACTTGATAGACCAGCAAGATTTTTGGATAAAAGTTGATGAGGGCATCGAAATTTGCGACAAATATTATCAAGCAAAAAACTGGGAAAAGCCAAGAAGGATAGTCATTGTAAGGCAAAAAATAGCACAACGGCCGAATGCGGCAGGCCGAATATTAAGCCTGTTTCCGGAAGATGAAATCCATAGAAATTATCGCTATTCAGCCTATATTACCAACCAAGAACAATCGGCAACAGATGTTTGGAGAACGTACCGAAACAGAGGCGATGCAGAGAATCGAATCAAGGAATTAAAGGCAGATTTTGGAGCCGAAAGTTTTAACCTTAAAGGCTTTTTCCCTACAGAAGCTGCACTTATATTTTCGATGATTGCTTATAATCTGATGTCAATTTTCAGACTGTTTGTTCTTCAGGAAAAAACGCAGAAAACATTATCTACACTACGATATAGAACCTTTGCTATTGGAGCTTATTTTGAAAAAGTAGGTGACACACTCAAACTGAAGATTGCACTCACCAAAAAACGCAGAAAATGGTTCGTCGGAATTTGGGATTACCCCATAGACTTATCTCAAAAAATTTCAACTGCGTGA
- a CDS encoding SDR family NAD(P)-dependent oxidoreductase, with protein sequence MKNIVIIGCGSGIGLATAKQLQNQAQIIGISRTETPELNNVKLHFYQKDILTDSLDDVSFPEKIDGLVYAPGSINLKPFGRLSDEDFKKDFEINVLGAIKIIQKLLPNLKKSDSASVVLFSTIAAKLGMPFHSSIAASKSAVEGLVKSLAAEFSLQKIRFNAIAPSLSDTNLATALLASPEKREAAAKRHPLQKIGNPEEIAKMVVFLLSDSSSWITGQIFGIDGGMSTIKL encoded by the coding sequence ATGAAAAATATAGTCATCATCGGTTGTGGAAGCGGAATAGGTTTAGCCACCGCAAAACAATTACAAAACCAAGCTCAAATCATCGGAATTTCTAGAACAGAAACTCCAGAATTGAATAATGTAAAACTTCATTTTTATCAAAAAGATATTTTAACAGACAGTTTGGATGACGTTTCTTTTCCTGAAAAAATTGATGGATTGGTTTATGCACCAGGAAGCATTAACCTAAAACCTTTCGGAAGATTATCTGACGAAGATTTTAAAAAAGACTTTGAAATTAACGTTTTGGGAGCTATTAAAATCATTCAGAAATTATTGCCAAATCTTAAAAAATCTGACAGTGCAAGTGTGGTTCTATTCAGCACCATTGCAGCAAAATTAGGGATGCCTTTTCATTCTTCTATCGCTGCTAGTAAAAGCGCTGTAGAAGGTTTGGTAAAAAGTTTAGCGGCAGAATTTTCGCTACAGAAAATAAGATTTAACGCTATTGCGCCGTCACTTTCAGACACCAATTTAGCCACTGCTTTATTGGCATCGCCAGAGAAAAGAGAAGCCGCTGCGAAAAGACATCCGCTTCAGAAAATAGGAAATCCTGAAGAAATTGCAAAAATGGTTGTATTTTTACTTTCTGATTCTTCTTCTTGGATTACCGGACAGATTTTTGGCATTGACGGAGGAATGAGTACTATTAAATTATAA
- a CDS encoding DUF2256 domain-containing protein, with amino-acid sequence MPKNLPSKICEVCGLPFNWRKKWKKDWEEVKYCSEKCRKNKKSTSFGSKMI; translated from the coding sequence ATGCCTAAAAATTTGCCCTCAAAAATCTGTGAAGTTTGCGGTTTACCTTTTAACTGGCGCAAAAAATGGAAAAAAGACTGGGAAGAAGTGAAATACTGTAGCGAAAAATGCAGGAAAAACAAAAAATCAACATCGTTTGGTTCAAAAATGATTTAA
- a CDS encoding cryptochrome/photolyase family protein, with product MAEKPLKTAQLIFPNQLFQEISFLEKEIPMFLVEEFLFFKQYTFHQQKLAFHRATMKFYENFLLEKGFQVHYIESISQLSDIRNLIPFLEQEGFEKIKIIDVCDDWLEKRILKTKLEVEIIENPSFINSKEDLKVYFEGKKHYHQTDFYKQQRISRNILLENGKPIGEKWTFDTENRKKYPKNKKSPSISFPQNNRFYKEAKVYVSENFGNHYGELTDYQIYPITYSEAEIWLENFLENRFLEFGIYEDSIVEHEHFLHHSVLSPLMNIGFLTPNYIIEKSIEFAQKNEIPLNSLEGFVRQILGWREFIRGIYLYKGSFERTRNFWNHQRKIPKSFYDGTTGIAPIDKTIKKILKTGYAHHIERLMILANFMNLCEFHPDDVYQWFMEMFIDAYDWVMVPNVYGMSLFADGGLMSTKPYISGSNYLKKMSDYSTENWGEIWDSLFWNFIAKNQEFFRKTPRLSMMLITWNKMTEQQKELHLVRVQNFLEKLDQ from the coding sequence ATGGCTGAAAAACCACTAAAAACGGCACAATTGATATTTCCGAATCAGTTATTTCAAGAGATTTCTTTTCTTGAAAAGGAAATTCCTATGTTTTTAGTGGAAGAATTTTTGTTTTTCAAACAGTATACATTTCACCAACAGAAATTAGCATTTCATAGAGCTACGATGAAATTCTATGAAAACTTTTTACTCGAAAAAGGATTCCAAGTTCATTATATAGAAAGCATTTCGCAGCTTTCAGACATTCGAAATTTAATTCCATTTTTAGAACAAGAAGGTTTTGAAAAAATCAAAATCATAGATGTTTGTGACGATTGGTTGGAAAAGAGAATTTTAAAGACAAAACTAGAAGTTGAGATTATTGAAAACCCAAGTTTTATCAATTCAAAAGAAGATTTAAAAGTATATTTTGAAGGAAAAAAGCATTATCATCAAACCGATTTTTACAAGCAACAGCGGATTTCTAGAAATATACTTTTAGAAAATGGAAAACCAATTGGCGAAAAATGGACTTTCGATACAGAAAACCGAAAAAAATATCCAAAAAATAAAAAATCGCCTTCTATTTCATTTCCTCAGAATAACCGTTTTTACAAAGAAGCGAAAGTTTATGTTTCTGAAAATTTCGGAAATCATTACGGGGAATTAACAGATTATCAAATCTATCCAATTACCTATTCAGAAGCGGAAATTTGGCTTGAAAATTTCTTGGAAAATAGATTTTTGGAATTTGGAATTTATGAAGACAGCATCGTAGAGCATGAGCATTTTTTGCATCACAGCGTGCTGTCTCCATTGATGAACATTGGCTTTTTAACCCCAAATTACATCATCGAAAAATCCATAGAATTTGCTCAAAAAAATGAAATTCCGCTCAATTCATTAGAAGGATTCGTTCGTCAGATTTTAGGTTGGCGAGAATTTATTCGAGGAATCTATTTGTACAAAGGAAGTTTCGAAAGAACCCGAAATTTTTGGAATCATCAAAGAAAAATTCCAAAATCTTTTTACGATGGAACTACAGGAATTGCTCCGATTGACAAAACCATTAAAAAAATATTGAAAACAGGTTACGCTCATCACATTGAACGACTGATGATTCTTGCCAATTTTATGAATTTGTGTGAATTTCATCCAGATGACGTCTATCAATGGTTTATGGAGATGTTCATTGATGCGTATGATTGGGTGATGGTTCCTAATGTGTATGGCATGAGTTTGTTTGCTGATGGCGGATTGATGAGCACAAAACCGTATATCAGCGGAAGCAATTATCTCAAAAAAATGAGTGATTATTCAACCGAAAATTGGGGAGAAATTTGGGATTCCCTTTTTTGGAATTTTATTGCTAAAAATCAAGAATTTTTTAGAAAAACTCCAAGATTGAGCATGATGCTTATCACTTGGAATAAAATGACGGAACAGCAAAAAGAATTACATCTCGTGAGAGTTCAAAACTTTTTAGAAAAATTAGACCAATGA
- a CDS encoding TIGR03643 family protein produces the protein MTKKNLSVEQIDRIIEMAWEDRTPFEAITFQFGISEAETIAIMRTELKRSSFNLWRKRVNSGISQKHLKKRNPEIERFKCTRQRTISLNKISKR, from the coding sequence ATGACGAAAAAAAATCTTAGTGTAGAACAAATCGACAGAATTATAGAAATGGCATGGGAAGACAGAACGCCATTTGAAGCCATCACTTTTCAGTTTGGGATTTCTGAAGCTGAAACCATCGCTATTATGAGAACTGAACTGAAAAGAAGTTCCTTCAATCTTTGGAGAAAAAGAGTGAATTCTGGCATTAGTCAAAAACATCTCAAAAAAAGAAATCCAGAAATTGAGAGATTTAAATGTACCAGACAGAGAACCATAAGTTTAAATAAAATATCAAAGAGATAA
- a CDS encoding deoxyribodipyrimidine photo-lyase — translation MQEKQKINIVWFKNDLRTKDQISLFKASQEDLPFIALYIFDEDFYQKKQFGFRKIGKFRAKFLLESVQDLQHNLAELNITFLIKFGKTKEIFEKLNEHYSIQKIFCEEEFTQEEIDLEKSVASALSNVKFEKSYSQFLLEPDFVFERLEKIPALFTTFRNKVEKNFSVRKPLKIEKIRAFFKLEIPSEKIDLEKLGFEDFETHPDSAFPFSGGENAAWERLDYYFEETQLVKDYKNTRNGLVGSDYSSKFSAWIANGSISAVSIYPKSRS, via the coding sequence ATGCAGGAAAAACAAAAAATCAACATCGTTTGGTTCAAAAATGATTTAAGAACCAAAGACCAAATATCTCTATTTAAGGCATCTCAAGAAGATTTGCCTTTTATAGCTTTGTATATTTTCGATGAAGATTTTTATCAAAAAAAGCAGTTTGGTTTCAGAAAAATCGGGAAATTCCGTGCAAAATTTTTGTTGGAAAGTGTTCAAGATTTACAACACAATCTTGCTGAACTCAACATAACTTTTTTGATAAAATTTGGAAAGACTAAGGAGATTTTTGAAAAATTGAATGAACACTACTCTATTCAAAAAATCTTTTGTGAAGAAGAATTTACTCAAGAAGAAATAGATTTAGAAAAAAGTGTTGCTTCTGCTCTATCCAATGTGAAATTTGAAAAATCTTATTCACAATTTTTATTAGAACCAGATTTTGTTTTCGAAAGATTAGAAAAAATTCCTGCGCTTTTTACCACCTTCAGAAATAAGGTTGAAAAGAATTTCAGCGTAAGAAAACCTTTAAAAATAGAAAAAATAAGAGCGTTTTTTAAGCTAGAAATTCCATCAGAAAAAATTGATTTAGAAAAATTAGGTTTTGAGGATTTCGAAACACATCCTGACTCAGCATTTCCTTTTTCTGGCGGTGAAAATGCAGCTTGGGAAAGATTGGATTATTATTTTGAAGAAACTCAATTGGTTAAAGATTATAAAAATACCAGAAATGGATTGGTAGGAAGTGATTACAGTTCCAAATTTTCGGCGTGGATAGCCAATGGAAGTATTTCGGCGGTTTCCATTTATCCCAAATCACGCAGTTGA